One genomic segment of Patescibacteria group bacterium includes these proteins:
- the nrdR gene encoding transcriptional regulator NrdR, which translates to MKCFNCHYFDTKVIDSRLTNQDFAVRRRRECLKCGFRFSTLEEAVIFDLTIVKQNHGREVYNKEKVEKGLKKALEKRQTSDEKFKKLVNQIEIDLQKLKKKEIESKEIGEIIMKRLKGVDKVAYIRFASVYKSFEDPETFRKEINELLKKKVKKNKKSKK; encoded by the coding sequence ATAGATTCGCGCTTAACAAACCAAGATTTTGCTGTTCGGCGGCGCAGAGAATGTTTGAAATGCGGATTTCGTTTTTCTACTTTAGAAGAAGCTGTAATTTTTGATTTAACAATTGTTAAACAGAATCACGGGCGAGAAGTTTATAATAAAGAAAAAGTAGAAAAAGGATTAAAAAAAGCTTTGGAAAAAAGACAAACTTCTGATGAAAAATTTAAAAAACTGGTTAATCAAATAGAAATTGATTTGCAAAAATTAAAAAAGAAAGAGATTGAAAGCAAGGAGATCGGAGAGATAATAATGAAAAGATTAAAAGGAGTGGATAAGGTGGCTTATATTCGTTTTGCTTCTGTTTATAAATCATTTGAAGATCCTGAAACTTTTAGAAAAGAGATTAATGAATTATTAAAAAAGAAAGTTAAAAAAAATAAAAAAAGTAAAAAATAA